The DNA region CCCCGCTCATGGTTTTCTGGTAACCGTGAGCCTTGTTGTACTTGTCGAGAAAGTGGTATATGAGAGGAATCACATCGTCCGGCCTCTCGCGCAGAGGTGGTATGGTGATGGGGACTACGTTCAGCCTGTAGAAAAGGTCTACGCGAAACTCCCCCCTCGCTACCATGGCGGCTAGATCGCGGTTCGTCGCGGCGATTATCCGTATGTCCACTGCGAGAGGCCTCACCCCACCAACTCGCACGACCTTGCGCTCTTGGATGAGCTGGAGCAGCTTCACCTGTAGGTCAGACGGCAGTTCGGAGATCTCGTCGAGAAACAGCGTCCCGCCAGACGCCACCTCCACTATGCCCGGTTTCCCCTCTCGCCTGGCTCCTGTGAACGCACCCGACTCGTACCCGAAAAGCTCCGACTCGAGCAAGGTCGCCGGGATCGCTCCGCAGTTGAGGTTGACGAACGGGCCTCGCCTGCGCGGACTCGTGCTATGGATGAACCGCGCGACCACCTCCTTGCCGGCGCCGGACTCGCCCAAGAGGAGGACTGTGGTGTCCACTGCGGCCACCTTCGCGGCAAGCTGCAGTACACGGCCCATCTCCACGCTGTACGCTATCACTGCCGGGGGAGCAGGTGTAGGACGGTCGAGACGGTCGGCGCTGTGGACAGACGCCGCGTCTGTCCAGCGTTTCACCGCCCCACCGCCGCCCTCGGCGCGCGCGGGGGCACGCGCGGCCGCCGGGCGACCCGCACTCGCGAACCCGTGGTCCAGTATCTCACGCGCCAGACCCACCAGCGCTCCCCGTTCGAACCCCGGCACCGCCGAGGAAAGGACGGAGTCGGCTTCCATAGCCGCGCGCCCGCCCCCCGCGAGGAGCCAGAGCACCGCCTCTGCGCCCGAGGAAAGCGCTATCGCGCGTTGGGGACACTGTACAAAGCAGTCTCCACACCCATCACACTTGAGTTGGTCCACCGCAAGCTGGCCCCCGGGCGTCTTGGAGATCGCGCCGGTCGGGCACCCTCTCACGCATTTGCCGCATTCGTTGCATCTTGCGGAGTCGATCACAACGTACCCCGGCATCTCTCTCCCCCCGGGGCAATTATACACCACACGGACGGGCCGGCATAGTCCAGCTTCTCGGCCCTTCCTAACCAACCCACGGATTGGCGCTCTCGGCAGCGCTCGAAGGCCCGGCCGCGCAGTCGCGGGACGATCTCAACCGCGCAACTCTCCGCGCCCTTCGCCTGCCACGTCCCCGTGCGGCTCCTCCTTGTACTGCAGGAGGTAGAGCTGGTAGTATATGCCGCGCCTGGCGAGGAGCTCTTGGTGGGTGCCTATCTCGCGCACCCTGCCCTTGTGGATCACGACTATCTTATCTGCGGCTTGCACGGTCGACAGACGGTGTGCAACGATCAACGTGGTCCGTCCGCGCACGAGCTTGGTGAGGGCATCCTGGATGAGCGCCTCCGTTTCTGTGTCTATATTGGCCGTCGCTTCGTCGAGCACGAGAATGGCGGGATCGAACGCAAGGGCTCTCGCGAACGCGAGAAGCTGGCGCTGCCCCATGGAAAG from Bacillota bacterium includes:
- a CDS encoding sigma 54-interacting transcriptional regulator — its product is MPGYVVIDSARCNECGKCVRGCPTGAISKTPGGQLAVDQLKCDGCGDCFVQCPQRAIALSSGAEAVLWLLAGGGRAAMEADSVLSSAVPGFERGALVGLAREILDHGFASAGRPAAARAPARAEGGGGAVKRWTDAASVHSADRLDRPTPAPPAVIAYSVEMGRVLQLAAKVAAVDTTVLLLGESGAGKEVVARFIHSTSPRRRGPFVNLNCGAIPATLLESELFGYESGAFTGARREGKPGIVEVASGGTLFLDEISELPSDLQVKLLQLIQERKVVRVGGVRPLAVDIRIIAATNRDLAAMVARGEFRVDLFYRLNVVPITIPPLRERPDDVIPLIYHFLDKYNKAHGYQKTMSGEAREVLARYSWPGNVRELENLIERLVVTVEADEIGASDLPQYVFERDGEWQPTVVVGGIMPLRQATEEVERQIIERALSQEKSTYGMAKLLGVNQSTVVRKIKKYLGSRTVVSKEAPTRETT